Proteins from one Setaria italica strain Yugu1 chromosome V, Setaria_italica_v2.0, whole genome shotgun sequence genomic window:
- the LOC101773395 gene encoding protein STRICTOSIDINE SYNTHASE-LIKE 10 — MGRQPNLAAWLVLAVLALFVPSSAAAQIKTTDTRWSFHLPLPSGVTGAESLAFDGKGEGPYAGVSDGRVLKWGGSAAGWTTFAHSANYRKIPLCTAGVVPSEETESMCGRPLGLQFHAKTGDLYIADAYLGLMRVGPGGGEAEVLATGADGAPFNFVNGLDVDQATGDVYFTDSSATYPRRFNTEIMMNADATGRLLKYDARSGRVTVLKAGLPYPNGVAVSPDGAHVVVAHTVPCQAFRYTLRGSKAGQYELLAELPGYPDNVRRDGKGGYWVSLNQEKQRLDAAPGAAPVKHLVGVRLDADGVEVEELTAAKGVTLSDVAERKGQLWLGSVELEYVGLIA; from the coding sequence ATGGGGCGGCAGCCCAACCTGGCGGCGTGGCTCGTCCTCGCCGTCCTGGCCCTCTTCGTCccgtcgagcgccgccgcgcagaTCAAGACCACCGACACGCGCTGGAGCTTCCACCTCCCGCTTCCCAGCGGCGTGACCGGCGCCGAGAGCCTCGCGTTCGACGGCAAGGGCGAGGGGCCCTACGCCGGCGTCTCGGACGGCCGCGTCCTCAAGTggggcggcagcgccgccggctGGACCACGTTCGCGCATAGTGCCAACTACCGTAAGATCCCGCTGTGCACGGCGGGCGTGGTACCGTCGGAGGAGACGGAGAGCATGTGCGGCCGCCCGCTGGGGCTGCAGTTCCACGCCAAGACCGGCGACCTCTACATCGCCGACGCGTACCTGGGGCTCATGAGGGtcgggccgggcggcggcgaggccgaggtgCTGGCCACCGGCGCGGACGGCGCCCCGTTCAACTTCGTGAACGGGCTCGACGTCGACCAGGCCACCGGCGACGTCTACTTCACGGACTCGAGCGCGACGTACCCGAGGCGCTTCAACACCGAGATCATGATGAACGCGGACGCGACGGGGCGGCTGCTCAAGTACGACGCGCGGTCCGGGCGCGTCACAGTACTCAAGGCCGGCCTGCCGTACCCGAACGGCGTCGCGGTGAGCCCCGACGGCGCGCACGTCGTGGTCGCGCACACCGTGCCGTGCCAGGCGTTCCGGTACACCCTCCGCGGCTCCAAGGCCGGGCAGTACGAGCTGCTGGCGGAGCTCCCGGGGTACCCCGACAACGTGAGGCGTGACGGCAAGGGCGGGTACTGGGTGTCGCTGAACCAGGAGAAGCAGCGGCTGGacgcggcgccgggggcggcccCCGTGAAGCATCTGGTTGGGGTCCGCCTGGACGCCGACGGGGTGGAGGTCGAGGAGCTGACGGCGGCCAAGGGCGTAACGCTGAGCGACGTGGCGGAGAGGAAGGGGCAGCTGTGGTTGGGGTCCGTGGAGCTCGAGTATGTTGGCCTGATTGCTTGA
- the LOC101773813 gene encoding uncharacterized protein LOC101773813: protein MPTSVTLPLPAVGAVAASPVTTAAGAATPLRCRPLRLFATPAATASSSPSTSASAVSSALPSARRIRKHLAGRDGAPSKPTKPRVFFLDVNPLCFRGSQRSLNAFARWLALFFAHVSLRDPVVAVLDGEGGNEYRRRLLPSYKAHRARGAGTGADSRVVDVLRECNVPVVRVDGYEADDVVATLTEQVLQKGYRVVIASPDKDFKQLISDDVQLVMPIPEIGRWSFYTLRHYVAQYKCDPTADLSLRCFMGDEADGVPGIQHLVPGFGRKTAVKLLQKHGSLENLLKTAAVRTVAKDYAQDALTKHADYLRKNYEVLSLKRDVNVQLDDSWLSARNTCNDTSVLSDFILKFSNEVRS, encoded by the exons ATGCCCACGTCCGTGACATTGCCGCTGCCCGCCGTTGGGGCTGTCGCCGCGTCGCCGGTCACCACCGCGGCGGGGGCAGCGACGCCCCTCAGGTGTCGTCCTCTCCGCCTCTTCGCGactccggccgccaccgcctcttCTTCGCCCTctacctccgcctccgccgtctcCAGCGCGCTGCCGTCAGCGAGGCGAATCCGCAAGCACCTGGCGGGCAGAGACGGCGCCCCGTCGAAGCCCACCAAGCCCCGCGTGTTCTTCCTCGACGTCAACCCGCTCTGCTTCCGCGGATCTCAGCGCAGCCTCAACGCCTTCGCGCGCTGGCTCGCGCTCTTCTTCGCGCACGTCAGCCTCCGCGACCCCGTCGTCGCC GTTCTGGACGGAGAGGGAGGGAACGAGTACAGGAGGCGGCTGCTGCCGTCGTACAAGGCCCACAGGGCTCGCGGTGCCGGCACCGGCGCTGACTCGCGCGTTGTCGACGTTCTCCGCGAATGCAATGTTCCG GTTGTAAGAGTCGATGGATATGAGgctgatgatgtggttgctaCCTTGACAGAACAGGTTTTACAGAAAGGTTATAGAGTTGTGATTGCCTCACCAGATAAAGACTTCAAGCAGCTGATATCTGACGATGTTCAGTTAGTTATGCCCATTCCTGAGATTGGCCGATGGTCTTTCTATACATTAAGGCATTATGTCGCTCAATACAAGTGTGATCCAACTGCAGATTTAAGCCTTA GGTGCTTCATGGGTGATGAAGCAGATGGTGTTCCAGGAATCCAGCATTTGGTTCCAGGATTTGGTAGAAAGACCGCAGTGAAACTGCTGCAGAAACATGGTTCATTAGAAAACTTGCTAAAGACAGCTGCAGTTAGAACTGTTGCCAAGGATTATGCCCAGGATGCTCTCACTAAGCATGCAGATTATTTGCGGAAAAACTACGAAGTTCTTAGCCTGAAGAG GGATGTAAATGTTCAGCTTGATGACAGTTGGTTATCCGCGAGGAACACATGCAATGACACCAGTGTTCTATCTGACTTCATCCTTAAATTTAGCAACGAAGTCAGAAGCTAA
- the LOC101774217 gene encoding putative 1-phosphatidylinositol-3-phosphate 5-kinase FAB1C produces MCHACASEETNMNEVNFDLACSTSCYKMCDHGDGSSTVTGEINWLTMDSSPCSTPYGSPMFSRENSFSSFASCFSSLGDSLMDSDTEEETELQDTGQLYPNTLLSDDLMEQGEGSLIRVEECQLSDIAIVDDGATFPIPADQNISSGYPQLETLEDSKEKNDATNIISDSDLSYEQHQEILSDNQFIETKCGVSVENVDLKQSGFIDVEKVTSLPMAGGDIIQLNEQVMDRHDSTMENTIVYNNISNTEPDMKNGANFDNENECLYPLVLPSFDADPLIWLPPEPENKEDDFDTVLNICDQSENYSTGWGESSLNVNLAERSRESREDQLQKVMSEVMNGQFKILVSRFLAAEGFSLSDGGTNKNWLDIVASLSWDAAQLVKPDASSGNEMDPGMYVKVKCIASGSYKQSEVINGLVFKKGASHKQMRANIKHPKLLLLQGALGYSSTGLSSINSMKQENEHLEKTLCEMIGKCQPDVILVEKAVSRNVNEYIQKQRVTVVSEMNIHRLERIARCTGSPVMSLQDVLAKPSLTKQCESLHFEKFVEEHNITGEDGRKSCKTFLFLEGFPRPLGCTILLKGATREELKKIKRVLHFTVFAAYHLILETSFFADQKLFTTDKITTGKQKCFKTNPQLLGPCYDSSKNTDTMKHSTPTCDDQYANQEKLIHTEKSIPLHLHDSKIMVPEDPASEKHIDSKGVQSYSPLPVMDPSTTFMQDTSSSDCAESNTCDGFDGSTFTNNSKEVQKFQEAVDGNFSGSGAALNTQDILISMSSQHIKNKAVCDQNHLSRITYYGYFDTSLGRHLQDNLLNEKQSCLSCGESPEAHMYSYTHHNGILTVLVKRLPLESSLSGEAQGRIWMWTRCLRCNAKPNRRVIISSSARNLSFGKFLELSFSTHSAAKKLPACGHLLHRDCLRFFGLGSKVAMFRYSSVEIYSARKPPLTLEFNNRNKKDWLDVEVNNVLLKWKQLFSEIENVIQGLRSRYSTQAMGKDTNVSVYEGLLLEVASMLMQEKHEVEVSLKAFNQVAIPKSFAHEILDLNWLYQQLLLGFYVWDLRLLHTLHYIKFSTTSSDNSIHESTVKNELKNSGSIAIQDAPAVKNTGIERKEATINSYGSCDDSCANKILDKAQLTDKLIIKEHELPIYQDHDVRSSLSSQGKVAESGSHQFETSVEKSIALPFMNHEQPAASKVNKMYGGVIPSDDAGKWVWNRFSHLEMEYKKELRGGSLDNFHLINKYTPCSSSLTRLKHEMDLGHFIVGCGGNILSISEEEVSSIIAYALTMSEQQGSYSDAAPSNLERNASLLPPMLSPNESLENNRNFSRFTSPISPEESTPQFYDSFLSALKDQHPEIDLNNEKIAPRRKYTVVCVYAKQFQELRKICCPSELAYISSISRCKHWNAQGGKSKVFFAKSMDDRFIIKQIKKTEFDSFLEFGLEYFKHFSVSQVSSNPTCLAKILGIYQVKETRNGKETRTNFMVMENLLFGHNIIRRYDLKGALFSRYVPDSKNPEKVLLDQNFIEDMRTMPIYIEGKTKNLMERAIWNDTAFLSLMNVMDYSLLVGVDKQKKELVFGIIDYLRQYTWDKQLESWVKTSLVVPKNLSPTVISPREYKIRFRGFMSQYFLSVPNA; encoded by the exons ATGTGTCATGCATGTGCATCGGAAGAGACAAACATGAATGAGGTCAATTTCGACCTAGCCTGCAGTACATCCTGCTACAAAATGTGTGACCACGGTGATGGATCATCAACTGTTACTGGTGAGATCAACTGGTTGACCATGGACTCAAGCCCTTGCAGCACTCCTTATGGCAGCCCTATGTTTAGCCGTGAAAATTCTTTCTCAAGCTTTGCTAGTTGCTTTTCAAGCCTTG GTGACTCCCTAATGGACTCTGATACTGAAGAGGAGACTGAGCTCCAAGATACTGGTCAACTTTATCCTAATACCCTATTAAGTGATGATCTTATGGAGCAAGGAGAAGGGAGTTTAATACGGGTGGAAGAATGTCAACTCAGTGATATTGCTATTGTTGATGACGGTGCTACTTTTCCCATTCCAGCAGATCAAAATATTTCATCTGGTTATCCACAGTTGGAGACACTTGAAGActccaaggaaaaaaatgatgCCACTAATATTATTTCAGATTCAGATCTATCTTATGAGCAGCATCAAGAAATTCTATCCGATAATCAATTTATAGAAACGAAATGTGGTGTATCAGTGGAAAATGTCGATCTTAAACAATCCGGTTTTATAGATGTTGAAAAGGTCACTAGCCTTCCTATGGCAGGTGGTGATATTATCCAATTGAATGAACAAGTTATGGATCGACATGACAGTACCATGGAAAATACAATAGTTTATAACAACATATCAAATACTGAACCTGACATGAAAAATGGTGCTAACTTTGATAACGAAAATGAATGCCTATACCCACTAGTGTTGCCCAGTTTTGATGCAGATCCTCTCATTTGGTTACCTCCGGAACCAGAAAATAAGGAAGATGACTTCGATACTGTTTTAAATATCTGTGATCAGAGTGAAAATTACAGCACTGGGTGGGGTGAGTCAAGTTTAAATGTAAACTTAGCGGAGAGAAGTAGGGAAAGCCGTGAAGACCAATTGCAGAAAGTAATGTCAGAAGTTATGAATGGGCAATTCAAGATCCTTGTAAGTCGTTTCTTGGCTGCTGAAGGGTTCTCTTTATCTGATGGAGGCACCAATAAGAACTGGCTTGATATTGTTGCTTCATTGTCATGGGATGCTGCACAACTTGTCAAGCCTGATGCCAGTTCTGGAAATGAAATGGATCCTGGTATGTATGTGAAGGTTAAATGCATAGCTTCAGGATCTTACAAGCAGAG CGAAGTGATCAATGGTCTTGTTTTTAAGAAGGGTGCTTCACACAAGCAGATGCGTGCCAATATAAAGCATCCAAAATTGTTACTCCTTCAGGGTGCTCTTGGCTATTCATCAACAGGGCTGTCATCAATAAATTCAATGAAACAG GAAAACGAACATCTGGAGAAAACCCTTTGTGAAATGATAGGCAAATGCCAGCCTGATGTTATATTGGTGGAGAAAGCAGTTTCCCGTAATGTCAACGAATATATACAGAAACAAAGAGTTACCGTAGTTAGTGAGATGAATATCCATCGGCTGGAAAGAATTGCTCGTTGCACTGGCTCTCCAGTAATGTCATTGCAGGATGTTCTTGCAAAACCCAGCCTTACTAAACAATGTGAGTCTCTCCATTTTGAAAAGTTCGTTGAAGAGCATAATATTACTGGAGAAGATGGAAGGAAGTCCTGCAAAACATTTTTGTTTCTAGAGGGTTTTCCAAGACCTCTGGGATGTACA ATATTGCTGAAAGGAGCAACAAGAGAAGAACTTAAGAAGATTAAGCGTGTCCTTCATTTCACTGTCTTTGCAGCTTACCATTTGATCCTTGAAACTTCATTCTTTGCTGATCAAAAATTATTTACGACAGATAAAATTACCACAGGGAAACAAAAGTGCTTTAAAACTAATCCACAGCTGCTTGGTCCCTGTTATGATAGTTCGAAAAACACTGACACCATGAAACATAGCACGCCAACTTGTGATGATCAGTATGCTAATCAGGAAAAGCTCATTCATACTGAAAAATCTATACCACTGCACCTTCATGATTCCAAAATTATGGTGCCTGAAGATCCTGCCAGTGAAAAGCATATTGACAGCAAAGGCGTTCAGTCATATTCACCACTCCCTGTTATGGATCCCTCGACAACTTTTATGCAGGatacgtcatcatcagattgTGCGGAGTCAAACACATGTGATGGTTTTGATGGCTCAACATTCACAAATAATTCCAAAGAGGTGCAGAAATTTCAAGAAGCTGTTGATGGAAATTTTTCTGGGAGTGGAGCTGCCTTGAATACTCAGGACATCTTGATTTCAATGTCTAGCCAACATATCAAGAACAAAGCTGTTTGCGATCAGAATCACCTTTCCCGGATAACTTATTATGGGTATTTTGATACATCTCTTGGACGACATTTGCAAGATAATTTACTTAATGAG AAACAGAGCTGCTTATCATGTGGTGAGTCTCCAGAAGCCCACATGTACTCTTATACCCACCATAATGGCATTCTCACTGTTCTGGTGAAAAGACTTCCTTTGGAGTCATCCCTTTCTGGTGAGGCTCAAGGGAGAATTTGGATGTGGACCAGATGCTTAAGATGCAATGCTAAGCCAAATCGTAGGGTTATAATATCTTCCTCTGCACGTAATCTGTCGTTTGGGAAGTTCTTGGAACTCAGCTTCTCAACTCATTCTGCTGCCAAGAAGCTACCAGCATGTGGGCACTTGCTGCATAGAGACTGCCTACGTTTCTTTGG ATTGGGATCCAAAGTTGCCATGTTCAGATACTCATCTGTTGAAATATATTCTGCTCGTAAGCCTCCATTGACTTTGGAGTTCAATAACCGAAACAAAAAGGATTGGCTTGATGTCGAAGTGAATAAT GTCCTTCTTAAATGGAAGCAACTCTTCTCAGAAATTGAAAATGTAATACAAGGCTTAAGATCACGATACTCTACTCAAGCCATGGGGAAAGACACCAACGTTTCAGTATATGAGGGATTACTTTTGGAGGTGGCTAGTATGCTTATGCAAGAAAAACATGAAGTTGAG GTTTCTCTGAAGGCGTTTAACCAAGTTGCAATACCCAAGAGTTTTGCACATGAGATCCTTGATTTGAACTGGCTGTACCAGCAACTTCTTCTTGGGTTCTATGTTTGGGATCTTCGTTTGCTTCATACTCTCCATTACATTAAATTTAGTACTACATCTTCAGACAATTCTATTCACGAAAGCACAGTGAAGAATGAGCTGAAGAATTCCGGAAGTATTGCCATCCAAGACGCACCGGCAGTCAAGAACACTGGAATAGAAAGAAAGGAAGCAACTATAAATTCTTATGGCAGCTGTGATGATTCATGTGCCAATAAAATTTTGGATAAGGCTCAGCTTACTGATAAACTGATAATCAAAGAGCATGAGCTGCCCATTTATCAAGATCATGATGTAAGATCATCTCTTTCTTCTCAAGGCAAAGTTGCTGAAAGTGGTTCACATCAGTTCGAGACCTCTGTGGAGAAATCAATTGCTTTACCATTTATGAATCATGAACAACCTGCAGCATCCAAAGTAAATAAAATGTATGGTGGTGTCATACCAAGTGATGATGCAGGGAAATGGGTCTGGAATCGATTCAGTCACTTGGAAATGGAATACAAGAAAGAACTTCGAGGCGGTTCTTTGGATAATTTTCACCTCATCAACAAATACACCCCATGTTCTTCATCATTGACACGATTAAAACATGAAATGGACTTGGGGCATTTTATAGTTGGCTGCGGCGGTAACATCTTGTCAATCTCTGAGGAGGAGGTTTCCAGCATTATTGCTTACGCGCTAACTATGTCTGAACAACAAGGGTCCTATTCTGATGCTGCACCTAGCAACTTGGAGAGAAATGCTTCTTTGCTTCCACCCATGCTGTCTCCAAACGAGTCTTTAGAAAATAATCGTAACTTTTCAAGGTTTACGTCACCGATATCACCTGAGGAATCAACGCCTCAATTTTATGATTCATTTCTATCAGCTCTAAAAGATCAGCATCCTGAAATTGATCTAAACAATGAAAAGATAGCTCCGAGAAGAAAATATACTGTTGTTTGTGTATATGCAAAGCAATTCCAAGAACTTCGGAAGATATGTTGCCCATCAGAGCTTGCATATATTTCATCAATAAGCCGCTGCAAACATTGGAATGCACAGGGCGGAAAGAGTAAGGTTTTCTTTGCAAAATCAATGGATGACAGATTTATCATAAAACAAATCAAGAAGACTGAGTTTGACTCATTCTTAGAGTTTGGCCTCGAGTACTTCAAGCATTTCAGTGTATCTCAGGTCTCAAGTAACCCTACATGTCTTGCAAAAATTCTGGGTATATATCAG GTTAAGGAAACTAGGAATGGCAAGGAGACAAGGACTAATTTCATGGTCATGGAAAATCTTTTGTTTGGACATAATATAATACGTAGATATGATCTGAAGGGTGCTCTTTTCTCACGATATGTTCCTGATTCAAAAAATCCTGAAAAGGTGCTGTTGGATCAAAATTTTATTGAAGATATGCGTACCATGCCAATCTACATTGAAGGAAAAACCAAAAACCTCATGGAACGTGCTATTTGGAATGACACAGCTTTTCTAAGT CTCATGAATGTCATGGATTACTCCTTGCTTGTTGGAGTTGACAAACAGAAGAAAGAGCTTGTATTCGGGATTATAGATTATTTGAGACAATATACCTGGGACAAACAGCTGGAATCTTGGGTGAAGACATCTCTTGTTGTTCCGAAGAACCTATCCCCAACTGTAATTTCACCTAGGGAGTACAAAATAAGATTCAGGGGGTTTATGTCACAATACTTTCTATCAGTTCCAAATGCTTGA
- the LOC101774894 gene encoding serine hydroxymethyltransferase 7, whose amino-acid sequence MDLSRPASSDLSLGLHSHGPSHAHARVHAVAAPLRLFDDSEDAKPERLEGGEADGEREDEEDGGDQHFSLLGHSLCVKRPRRAVNGGGGGGGETSSCSSSSAALRPAKRQAMGEGSGPDLETRRAAVRAWGNQSLAEADPDVHALMERELDRQVRGIELIASENFVCRAVLDALGSHLTNKYSEGLPGARYYGGNQHIDAIERLCHERALTAFGLDPACWGVNVQPYSCTSANLGVYTGLLQPKDRIMGLEPPSGGHVSHGYYTPSGKKVSGASIFFESLSYKVNPQTGYIDYDKVEERAMDFHPKILICGGSSYPREWDFARMRLIADKCGAVLMCDMAHISGLVAAKECRSPFDYCDVVTSTTHKNLRGPRGGIIFFRKGKKLWKRGGSFSQGDEGEYDLEDKINFGVFPSMQGGPHNNHIAALAITLKQVATPEYKAYIQQVKKNAQALASALLRRKCRLVTGGTDNHLVLWDLRTLGLTGKIFEKVCEACHISINKTPIYGDNGSISPGGVRIGTPAMTTRGCLEDDFEAIAEFLIRATQIASNVLREHGKQQKEFLRGLQNSKDVLELRNQVEVFASQFAMPGFDI is encoded by the exons ATGGATCTCTCGCGGCCTGCATCGTCGGACCTCTCGCTCGGGCTCCATTCCCACGGCCCCTCCCACGCCCACGCCCGCGTGCACGCCGTTGCCGCGCCGTTGCGTCTGTTCGACGACTCGGAGGACGCCAAGCCGGAGCGGCTCGAGGGCGGGGAGGCAGACGGGGAgagggaggacgaggaggacgggGGCGACCAGCATTTCTCCCTCCTCGGCCACTCGCTCTGCGTCaagcgcccgcgccgcgcggtcaacggcggtgggggcgggggaggggaaacctcctcctgctcgtcctCGTCCGCGGCGCTGCGCCCCGCGAAGCGCCAGGCGATGGGGGAGGGCAGCGGTCCGGATCTGGAGACCCGCCGCGCCGCTGTCCGTGCCTGGGGCAACCAGTCGCTGGCGGAGGCAGACCCGGACGTGCACGCGCTGATGGAGCGCGAGCTCGACCGCCAGGTCCGCGGCATCGAGCTCATCGCGTCGGAGAACTTCGTCTGCCGCGCGGTGCTCGACGCGCTCGGCAGCCACCTGACCAACAAGTACTCCGAGGGGCTTCCTGGTGCTCGCTATTACGGCGGGAACCAGCACATCGATGCTATCGAGAGGCTCTGCCACGAGCGCGCCCTCACTGCCTTCGGTCTCGACCCTGCCTGCTGGGGTGTCAATGTCCAGCCTTACTCGTGCACGTCCGCCAATTTGGGTGTCTACACGGGGCTACTTCAACCCAAGGATCGCATCATGGGGCTAGAGCCACCATCAGGCGGCCATGTTAGCCACGGTTACTACACGCCGAGTGGGAAGAAGGTGTCAGGCGCCTCTATTTTCTTCGAGAGCTTGTCGTACAAGGTGAACCCACAGACTGGGTATATTGATTATGACAAGGTTGAGGAGCGGGCAATGGATTTCCACCCCAAAATTCTCATCTGTGGTGGGAGCTCGTACCCCAGAGAGTGGGACTTTGCACGGATGAGGTTGATTGCTGATAAGTGTGGTGCGGTGCTTATGTGTGACATGGCGCATATCAGTGGTCTTGTTGCAGCAAAG GAATGCCGTAGTCCCTTCGACTATTGTGATGTTGTTACGTCAACTACTCACAAGAACCTCAGGGGTCCAAGAGGTGGTATAATATTCTTCAGGAAAGGCAAAAAATTATGGAAGCGAGGTGGATCTTTCTCTCAAGGGGATGAGGGTGAATACGACCTGGAGGATAAGATAAATTTTGGTGTTTTCCCTTCAATGCAAGGAGGACCCCATAATAATCATATTGCTGCTTTGGCAATAACTCTGAAGCAGGTAGCAACTCCTGAATATAAAGCATACATTCAACAAGTCAAGAAAAATGCCCAGGCTTTGGCATCAGCCTTGCTTAGAAGAAAATGTAGATTGGTTACTGGTGGCACAGATAATCACTTAGTGCTTTGGGACCTCAGAACTCTTGGCTTGACAG GCAAGATCTTCGAAAAGGTCTGTGAGGCATGCCATATATCTATCAACAAGACACCAATTTACGGGGATAATGGCTCAATATCTCCTGGAGGTGTTCGGATTG GAACACCTGCAATGACTACTAGAGGTTGCTTAGAGGATGACTTTGAGGCGATTGCAGAGTTCCTCATCAGGGCAACTCAGATTGCTAGCAATGTTCTGAGAGAACATGGGAAGCAGCAAAAGGAGTTTCTAAGAGGCCTACAGAACAGTAAGGATGTTCTAGAACTCCGTAATCAGGTCGAGGTATTTGCATCACAGTTTGCGATGCCAGGTTTTGATATATGA
- the LOC101775305 gene encoding uncharacterized protein LOC101775305, with protein sequence MNAFFTSLARGLDDLGRAGGLSSLPALLRAAALLRGLHSQLTLMVGQLHLPPGGRWLDEYMDETARLWDACLAVKLGLASVERYCAAASCAAAALDDWLQDPSPLATRQVMRAISASRREAMAAEEENRALADARIAPLSLQLDERLLLRATDARLTGFNGFRGLLYALHNASSLLLLILASGAVSRAAAGGGPCAAGSASADAAAGGGFMASIAMLQQRMAEEAESDGPGAPRIRMCEFRCARAAVEAAREEVERAAAAGRKCEGGGGVVKDKVEELKAWLDVLRTGTDSLVCQLDDFLDDIVEGRKELSDLCSH encoded by the exons ATGAACGCCTTCTTCACGTCCCTGGCGAGGGGGCTGGACGACCTGGGCCGCGCCGGTGGGCTGTCGTCGCTGCCGGCGctgctccgggcggcggcgctgctcagGGGTTTGCACTCGCAGCTCACGCTCATGGTGGGCCAGCTCCACCTGCCGCCGGGCGGGCGGTGGCTCGACGAGTACATGGACGAGACGGCGCGCCTCTGGGACGCTTGCCTCGCCGTCAAGCTCGGGCTCGCCTCCGTCGAGCGCTACTGTGCCGCGGCctcgtgcgccgccgcggcgctggaTGACTGGCTCCAGGATCCCTCCCCTCTAGCCACTCGCCAG GTGATGAGGGCGATCTCGGCGTCAAGGAGGGAGGCGATGGCTGCGGAGGAGGAGAACCGCGCGCTCGCGGACGCGAGGATCGCGCCGCTGTCGCTGCAGCTCGAcgagcggctgctgctgcgcgccACGGACGCCAGGCTCACCGGCTTCAACGGCTTCCGGGGGCTCCTCTACGCGCTGCACAACGCGAGCTCGCTCCTCCTGCTCATCCTCGCCAGCGGCGCcgtctcccgcgccgccgcgggcggcggcccgtgCGCCGCGGGGTCGGCCAGCGCGGACGCTGCCGCCGGGGGCGGCTTCATGGCCTCCATCGCAATGCTGCAGCAGAGGATGGCGGAGGAGGCCGAGTCCGACGGCCCCGGCGCGCCGCGGATCAGGATGTGCGAGTTCCggtgcgcgcgcgccgccgtggaggccgcgcgggaggaggtggagcgcgccgccgcggcgggccgcaagtgcgagggcggcggcggcgtcgtcaaGGACAAGGTGGAGGAGCTCAAGGCGTGGCTGGACGTGCTCCGCACCGGCACGGACAGCCTGGTGTGCCAGCTCGACGACTTCCTCGACGACATTGTCGAGGGCAGGAAGGAGCTCTCCGACCTGTGCAGCCACTGA